The following proteins are encoded in a genomic region of Triticum dicoccoides isolate Atlit2015 ecotype Zavitan chromosome 1B, WEW_v2.0, whole genome shotgun sequence:
- the LOC119328931 gene encoding uncharacterized protein LOC119328931: MAHHIPLPLPLPLRRRLHHLFILALLAVASGNPSPGVYDRGAEEAEAYSILTFHDYTPPPPPALPPPPAAPAATCAGDLGGVGDLDTRCVVPVSVRLEGGGVFISGNGSLQLLDGVSVTCQRPGCVVSANLSGDIRFGHGARVVAGWVSLAATNITLGDDAVIDTTALAGNPPDKTSGVPTGIYGDGGGHGGRGASCYVNKGQTQEDSWGGDTYAWSELKTPNSYGSKGGSTSVEKDYGGGGGGVVWLFADEIVMNGTVIANGGNGGTKGGGGSGGSIYLKAATMQGGGKISACGGNGLSGGGGGRVSIDVFSRHDDTHFFVHGGRSSGCPDNAGAAGTLYEEVPKSITVSNNNLSTQTDTVFLDPPYEPLWTNVFIKNHAKVSLPLRWSRLQAQGQISLLSRATLTFGLTHYPYSEFELLAEELLMSDSTIQVFGALRMSVKMLLMWNSRMVIDGGRDSGVATSLLEGSNLIVLRESSVIHSNANLGIHGQGVLNLSGNGDTIEAQRLILSLFYNILVGRGAVLRGPLINASGDDVAPKLNCENESCPMEIFHPPEDCNLNSSLSFTLQICRVEDIDVSGLVQGTVINFNRARNVTIQRHGSISATGLGCQGGIGQGGMLSSGLSGGGGHGGKGGDGFYSGKHSGGGAAYGSADLPCELGSGSGNVSTTSSTAGGGIIVMGSLEQSLPILSLSGSVEANGGSFTGGATHAANGGPGGGSGGTILLFVRTLSLENNSVLSSVGGVGSNGSGGGGGGRIHFHWSDIPTGDDYVPFAIVKGSILARGGIVEGRGFPGENGTVTAKDCPKGLYGTFCKECPVGTYKNITGSSKSLCSPCPAYELPHRAIYMHIRGGVAETPCPYKCVSDRYRMPHCFTALEELIYTFGGPWFFGLLLSGLLVLLALVLSIARMKFVGTDEFPGPAPTQHGSQIDHSFPFLESLNEVLETNRAEESHCHVHRMFFMGPNTFSEPWHLPHTPPEQITDIVYEDAFNKFVDDINALAAYQWWEGSICSILCILSYPLAWSWQQWRRRKKLQRLREFVRSEYDHSCLRSCRSRALYEGLKVAATPDLMLGYLDFYLGGDEKRPDLPTRLHQRFPMSLIFGGDGSYMAPFSLHSDSVVTSLISQVVPSSIWHRLVAGLNAQLRLVRHGNLKVTFLPMLKWLETHANPALDTYHVRVDLAWFQATALGYCQYGLVIHAVEGEAVAAELQGGSRIIFDQHSLNQNEDADSQLGHSRSNDAYMCKRITGGILNVDNLMTLKDRSDLFHPLSLILHNTKPVGHQDLVGLVISILLLADFSLVLLTSLQLYSYSMVDILLVLFVLPLGILAPFPAGINALFSHGPRRSAGLARVYALWNITSLVNVGVAFVCGLVHYKSSTKRHPSMQPWNLGGDETSWWLFPTGLVLCKLIQARLVDWHVSILEIQDRAVYSNDPTIFWQ, encoded by the exons ATGGCCCACCAcattccccttccccttcccctcccccttcgtcgccgcctccaccacctcttcatccttgcccTCCTCGCCGTCGCATCAGGTAACCCTAGCCCCGGGGTGTACGATCGGGGGGCCGAGGAAGCGGAGGCGTACTCGATCCTCACATTTCACGACTACACGCCGCCGCCTCCCCCAGCGCTGCCGCCCCCGCCGGCCGCCCCGGCGGCGACCTGCGCCGGCGACCTCGGTGGCGTGGGCGACCTCGACACGCGCTGCGTAGTCCCCGTGTCCGTGCGGCTCGAGGGCGGCGGCGTCTTCATCAGCGGGAATGGCAGCCTCCAGCTCCTCGACGGTGTCTCTGTCACCTGCCAGAGGCCAGGGTGCGTTGTCTCCGCCAATTTGTCTGGTGATATCCGCTTCGGCCATGGCGCCCGTGTCGTAGCCGGATGGGTCTCTCTCGCGGCCACCAACATCACTCTCGGCGACGACGCCGTTATCGACACCACTGCGCTTGCCGGCAACCCGCCGGATAAGACCAGCGGCGTACCAACCGGGATATATGGAGATGGTGGTGGGCATGGTGGCCGCGGCGCAAGCTGCTACGTCAATAAGGGGCAAACGCAGGAGGACTCGTGGGGTGGTGATACCTATGCGTGGTCTGAGCTCAAGACCCCGAATAGCTATGGGAGCAAAGGGGGATCTACTAGCGTCGAGAAGGACTATGGTGGCGGGGGTGGCGGAGTAGTGTGGTTGTTTGCAGATGAAATTGTTATGAATGGAACAGTTATTGCTAATGGCGGTAATGGTGGCACCAAGGGTGGGGGTGGCTCTGGGGGAAGCATCTATCTTAAGGCTGCAACCAT gcaaggcggtggcaaaataagTGCATGTGGAGGCAATGGTTTGTCTGGGGGAGGTGGAGGACGTGTTTCTATTGATGTTTTCAGTAGGCATGATGACACCCATTTTTTTGTTCATG GGGGGAGGAGTTCAGGATGTCCAGACAATGCAGGAGCAGCTGGGACACTTTATGAAGAAGTACCTAAGAGTATTACTGTTAGCAACAATAACTTGAGCACACAAACTGATACAGTTTTTTTAGACCCCCCATATGAGCCACTCTGGACAAATGTTTTTATCAAGAATCATGCAAAAGTTTCTCTGCCCCTGCGCTGGAGTCGTCTTCAG GCACAAGGACAAATTAGTCTTCTATCTCGGGCTACTCTAACTTTTGGCCTGACACATTACCCATATTCAGAGTTTGAACTATTGGCTGAGGAACTTCTTATGAGTGATTCTACAATACAG GTCTTTGGTGCTCTAAGAATGTCCGTAAAGATGCTCCTTATGTGGAACTCTAGGATGGTTATTGATGGTGGCAGAGATTCAGGAGTTGCAACTTCTTTACTGGAAGGAAGCAATTTGATAGTTTTGAGG GAATCATCAGTGATACATTCTAATGCTAATCTTGGAATTCATGGTCAAGGCGTTCTGAATTTATCCGGAAATGGAGACACAATTGAGGCACAACGTCTTATTTTATCACTATTCTACAACATACTG GTTGGACGTGGAGCTGTTCTACGGGGCCCACTTATAAACGCGAGCGGTGATGATGT GGCCCCAAAATTGAATTGCGAAAATGAGAGTTGTCCTATGGAAATTTTTCATCCGCCTGAGGATTGCAATCTGAATTCTTCCTTGTCTTTTACTCTACAG ATATGCCGTGTTGAAGATATTGATGTGTCTGGCCTTGTGCAAGGAACTGTCATAAATTTTAATAGAGCAAGAAATGTCACCATACAGCGACATGGGAGCATTAGTGCAACAGGATTAG GCTGCCAAGGTGGAATTGGACAAGGAGGAATGTTAAGCAGTGGCCTTAGTGGTGGGGGTGGGCATGGTGGTAAAGGCGGGGATGGTTTTTACAGCGGCAAGCATTCAGGTGGCGGAGCTGCATATGGTAGTGCTGATTTGCCTTGTGAACTTGGCAGTGGCAGTGGTAATGTCAGTACAACATCTTCAACAGCTGGTGGTGGTATAATAG TGATGGGTTCTTTGGAGCAATCTCTgcctattctctctctctctggttcagTGGAAGCCAACGGTGGCAGTTTCACTGGTGGGGCGACTCATGCTGCAAATGGAGGACCTGGTGGTGGTTCTGGGGGCACAATTCTTCTATTTGTGCGGACTTTATCCTTAGAGAACAACTCTGTACTTTCTAGTGTTGGTGGGGTTGGAAGCAATGGTagtggtggaggtggaggcggtcgcATTCACTTCCACTGGTCCGACATTCCCACTGGAGATGACTATGTTCCTTTTGCAATTGTCAAAGGATCAATACTTGCGAG AGGAGGAATTGTCGAAGGCCGAGGTTTTCCTGGTGAGAATGGCACAGTTACAGCAAAAGATTGCCCGAAAGGTCTTTATGGTACATTTTGCAAG GAGTGTCCTGTAGGAACATACAAGAACATTACCGGGTCTTCTAAGTCCTTGTGTTCTCCATGCCCTGCATATGAGCTCCCTCATCGGGCTATATACATGCATATCCGAG GAGGTGTCGCTGAAACCCCATGCCCGTACAAATGTGTGTCAGATAGATATCGTATGCCTCACTGTTTTACTGCTCTTGAAGAGCTAATATACACTTTTGGTGGACCTTGGTTCTTTGGCTTGCTTCTTTCAGGCCTTCTTGTTTTATTGGCTCTTGTTTTGAGTATTGCTCGGATGAAGTTTGTTGGTACTGATGAGTTTCCTGGACCAGCACCAACTCAACATGGCTCCCAAATTGATCACTCTTTTCCCTTCCTAGAATCACTGAATGAG GTATTGGAAACAAATAGGGCCGAAGAATCTCACTGCCATGTGCACAGGATGTTTTTCATGGGCCCAAATACCTTCAGTGAACCTTGGCATCTCCCGCACACGCCACCTGAACAGATTACAGATATTGT ATACGAGGATGCGTTTAACAAGTTTGTCGATGATATCAATGCTCTGGCAGCTTATCAGTGGTGGGAGGGATCGATTTGTAGTATTCTGTGTATACTTTCCTACCCCTTGGCGTGGTCCTGGCAACAGTGGCGCCGAAGAAAAAAGTTACAACGACTACGTGAGTTTGTTCGATCTGAATATGATCATTCGTGCTTACGGTCATGCCGTTCACGTGCCCTTTACGAAGGACTGAAG GTAGCTGCCACTCCAGATTTAATGCTGGGTTATTTGGATTTTTACCTTGGTGGGGATGAGAAAAGGCCTGATCTGCCCACTCGTCTTCATCAAAGATTTCCAATGTCCTTGATTTTTGGCGGTGATGGAAGTTACATGGCTCCATTTTCACTTCACAGTGATAGTGTAGTCACAAGTCTTATAAGCCAG GTTGTACCATCATCAATATGGCACCGTCTTGTTGCTGGACTGAATGCCCAGCTGCGTTTGGTTCGTCATGGAAATTTGAAAGTAACCTTTCTTCCTATGCTCAAATGGCTTGAAACTCATGCAAATCCTGCCTTAGACACATACCATGTACGTGTTGACCTTGCATGGTTCCAAGCTACAGCATTAGGATACTGTCAATACGGTCTTGTTATTCATGCTGTGGAGGGAGAAGCCGTGGCTGCTGAACTTCAAGGTGGCTCTAGAATAATATTTGATCAACATTCATT AAATCAGAATGAAGATGCTGACTCTCAACTAGGCCACTCAAGGAGCAATGATGCTTATATGTGTAAAAGAATAACCGGTGGAATTCTCAATGTTGACAACTTGATGACGCTCAAAGACAGGAGTGATTTGTTTCATCCCCTGTCTCTTATCTTGCACAATACTAAACCAGTTGGACATCAG GATCTTGTTGGTTTGGTCATCTCAATATTGCTTCTTGCAGATTTTAGCTTAGTGTTGCTTACGTCTCTCCAGCTATATTCTTACTCTATGGTCGACATTTTGTTAGTCTTGTTTGTTCTTCCTCTTGGAATACTGGCACCATTTCCAGCTGGTATAAATGCTCTCTTTAGTCATGGCCCACGTCGCTCAGCAGGCCTTGCTCGTGTGTATGCGTTGTGGAACATTACATCTCTGGTTAATGTT GGCGTGGCCTTTGTATGTGGACTTGTGCATTATAAGTCATCAACAAAAAGACATCCAAGCATGCAGCCATGGAATTTGGGCGG GGATGAAACTAGCTGGTGGTTATTCCCAACTGGACTCGTGTTGTGTAAATTGATCCAAGCAAGGCTTGTTGATTGGCACGTCTCCATCTTAGAGATCCAGGATCGTGCAGTATACAGCAACGACCCAACTATATTCTGGCAGTGA